A region of the Methyloprofundus sedimenti genome:
TTAGATACAGTTAATGAGAATCTGTTTTTAAATGCCGAACCTGACATTATTTATGAAGATTATATTGATCTGGCTAAAAGGCAGTACCCGAATTCATATAATAACTGCAACACCTCTTTAAAGGGTTAGATGGTATAGTTTCCGTCGACTAAAACCTGAAACTAAAAAGAGGTGCTCAATGAACACGTTTAACCATCTAACCCAAGAGGAAAGATTTTACATTTATACGCAACTAAAACAAGGCGTTTCTAAGAATCAAATAGCCATCACATTGGGGCGTCATAAATCGACTATTGGACGTGAAATTACGCGTAATACAGGTCAGTGTGGTTATCGTTACAAGCAAGCTGAGAGAATAGCTAAACAACGCCATATTGATAAGCCCAAAAACATCAAGATGACGGCTGAGTTACAACAGATAATAACGCCTTTAATCAAAGAGAAATGGAGCCCTGACTGTATTTCAGGACGCTTAAAACAACAAGGTAAGGACTCCGTCAGTCATGAGACTATTTACCGTTATATTTTAGCTAACAAAGCAGCCGGTGGCGATTTGTATACTTATTTGAGGCATCAAGCCAAACCTTATCGTAAGCGATATGGAAAAAATGATTATCGCGGAACGATACCCAGCCGTGTTGATATTGATGAGCGACCACAAGTGGTTGATGATAAAACGCGTTTAGGTGATTGGGAAGCAGATACTGTTATCGGTAAAGGACATAAAGGCGTATTGGTGACGCTGACTGAACGGGTCTCAAAGCTCAACTTCGCCATCTCAATTGAGCGTAAAGAATCTGAATTAACGAAAGAGGCGATTATCAATGCTCTTGAGCCTTTTAAACGTTGGGTTCACACGATTACCTTTGATAATGGACGTGAGTTTTGTGGGCATGAAGCCATTGCAAAAACACTTGACTGCGGCACTTATTTTGCCAAACCGTATCATTCGTGGCAACGAGGTTTAAATGAAAACCACAATGGCTTATTAAGGCAATACTTCCCTAAAAAAGAACCTTTGGATAAGGTAACTCAAGATGAGGTTGATAGTGCCATTACAGCACTTAATCATCGTCCAAGAAAAGGGTTAAATTACAGAACTCCATGGGAAGTATTTTGCCAAATAACGGGGGTTGATATAAATAAATCACAGGGTGTTGCATTAATTGCTTGAATTCGCGGTAATACAGTTAGAGGAAAATCAATAATACTTCTTTAATTTAACATAATATACATTATGCGAAGTCATATAATGACATTATAAATATCCCAGATCAATGCAATATTAGAATTTATCCCTTCAACACTTTCAAACAACCTTATCCTAAGTCTTGACTATCAATAAGCTAACGAATGGATTAAACTGCAAATCAGTACGATCAAATATGAATATCATATTAACTCAAGCAAAATAAAATCATGATTTCACCTAGACTCAGTGCAAAAATAGAATCTGACGAACCTTCCATGAAAATAGCTGTTCTTATTGATGCAGATAATGCCCAGGCAGCTGTCATTGAAAAGTTATTAGCTGAAGTTGCGCGATTTGGAGAAGCTACTGTAAAACGTATTTATGGTGATTTCACATCACCAAGCAGCGCATCATGGAAAAAAGTACTTCAGGAATTTGCCATAAAACCTGTTCAGCAGTTTGCTTACACAACAGGAAAAAATGCTACCGACAGTGCATTGATTATTGATGCAATGGATTTGTTATATACGAGAAATTTTGACGGATTCTGTTTAGTGACAAGTGATAGTGATTTTACTGGTCTAGCCATGCGTATACGCGAAGAAGGCCTTACTGTTCTTGGCTTTGGTGAGCAGAAAACGCCTGCTGCATTTAAAAACTCTTGCCATAAATTTATATTTACGGAGGTATTACGCCCCGAATTAGAGAAAGTGATAAGTGTAAATAAACAGCAAACTAAAACCATCTCTGATAGTGCCAGTGACGTAACTAAAAAAATCAAACCTTCATTTCCTAAAAAGTTTATTTTGGATGCTCTTGAACAATCAAGTGATGATGAAGGTTGGGCTCAATTAGGTACATTCGGTAGCTACTTAACAAAACTACAGCCAGATTTTGATTCAAGAAATTTTGGCTTCAAAAAACTCTCTGATTTAGTTAAGGCAAAAACCAATCTGTTCGTTATAGACCATCGTGAAACACCGGGTTCCAGCTTTAAACAGCTATATATTAAAGCAAAGTAACCTCTCACATACTTAAACATAAATAAATTAAATGCAGCTATGAGACATCCAGAATTTCCCTTATCCGCTGAACTTATTTATCTTAACCATGCTGCCGTTGCCCCGTGGCCAAAACGAACGAGTACAGCCGTTAGCAAATTTGCACAACAAAATACCCTTTATGGTTCATCTTGTTATCTAGACTGGCTGCAAAAAGAAACGCAATTACGTGTTCAGTTACAAACCTTATTAAACGCTCCTGACGCCACTGATATTGCCTTGGTGAAAAATACCTCAGAAGCCCTGTCCTTTGTCGCATATGGTCTGGACTGGCACTCTGGCGATAATATTGTTTCCAGTAACGAAGAATTTCCCTCTAACCGAATCGTCTGGCAATCTTTAAGCGAGCTAGGTGTTGAGTTTCGTGAAGCAGATTTAGCACAGGCCGCAACACCCGAAGATGCACTGTTTGCATTAGTGGATAAACAAACCCGATTAATAACGATTAGTTCTATCCAGTTTGCCAGTGGTTTACGCCTGGATATAGATAGAATTGGCCAGTTCTGTCAACAAAATAATATTCTTTTCTGTATAGATGCTATTCAAAGTCTCGGGGCTGTGCAATTTGATGTACAAAAATGCCAGGCTGATTTCGTTATGGCAGATGGCCATAAATGGATGCTAGGTCCCGAAGGTTTGGGAGTCTTTTATACCAGCCCTGCGTCTCGAGAAAAATTAAAGCTGACTCAATATGGCTGGCATATGATGGACAATACTCATAATTATGAAAATAAACCCTGGTCTATCCACCCGACAGCACAACGTTTTGAATGTGGCAGTCCTAATACACTGGGTATTCATGCATTATCTGCCAGCTTATCCTTATTACTAGAGACAGGAATGGAGACAGTTGAAAAGCAGGTTTTGGCCAATGCCCGCTATTTAATGGCAGCGATAAAATCACGCCCTTATTTACAGCTATTGACGGATGAAACAGCAAAATTACAATCAGGTATTGTTGTGTTTAAGCATAAGCAACTGAGTAAAGAAGCCTTATATGCGCATCTGCAGAAAAATCATGTTGTATGCGCAATGCGTGGCGAAGGTATTCGTTTTTCAGCACATTTTTATAATTCGACGCAAGAATTAGATAAAGCGATGCTATTAATTCCTGATTGAAAATAGCATCCGTAGGATGGGCAAAGGAGCGTTATCCCGTGCCCATCACTCATACAGTGTAAAAGATGGGCACGAAAAAGCCCTTTGCCCATCCTACAAGTCAAGTATACACAGGGCTTAAACAAAAAAAGTTACAGCTTAATAACATAGGTTAAAATAACGCCTCTAATCCAGGCAAATACAAGACAACATATTCACAATTATGACTCATCACTCTATTTCTACTAAACCCATCCCGACTAACGAAAGACTCATTATGGCTCTGGATTTCCCTAGCATACCTGAAGCACAGGCATTGGTTGAGGAGCTGGGTGATTCAGTCGTTTTTTATAAAGTGGGTATGGAAATATTTATGGCAGGAGACTATTTCGCATTTATTGAATGGCTAAAAGCCAGACACAAAAAAATATTTGTCGATTTAAAGTTTTTTGATATACCTGCTACTGTTGGCCGCGCTATAAAAGCACTGAGTAGTAAAGGCGTAGATATGGCGACGATTCATGGCAATGATTCGATTATGCAAGCAGCAGCTAAAGAAAAAGAGGATTTAAAAGTTCTGGCGGTCACGGCATTAACCAGTTTAGATCGAGGCGATCTGGACGATCTGGGGTTTCAATGTGATGTACAGCAGCTGGTTCTGTCACGCGCAAAACGGGCTTTAGCTATAGGCTGTGATGGTATTGTATCTTCCGGTTTAGAAGTACCGATGCTACGAGAAAATCTGGATCATAAATTATTAGTGATTACCCCCGGAGTTCGCCCCGTAGACAATCGAGTTGAAGATGACCAAAAACGTGTGGTCACTGTAGAACAGGCTTTCCAGAATGGTGCAGATTATATTGTGATTGGCCGTCCAATTCGTGATGCAGAAAACAGAAAACAAATGGCTGATAAAATTCAGGCACAAATTGCGTCTCAGTTTAAGTGCTAGATAAATACCTGACGTGAATTTTTAGCTGCATTTGTCGGGTTATAGTTTATAAATCGGGTCAGAGGGAGCCCCGCAGCTCCCGTCTGCCCACAGAACCGTGCGTACGGGTCCGTACACGGCTCCTCACGCAAGACGTATCCATTGAGAAACTTCAAACCAATGCTCTAACTTTCGGTCGGATCGTATTTCCTGCCCTTTCAGATTTATAAACCAACTGTTCGGATAAGCCCTCGTCACTGCTCGCGCATTGGAGAGTTGCCACCGTTTGTTGTTTGAAAAGACGGCTTTTGATGCTTGTTTTCGTGGTACGCCCCGTTTGACCAGTTTTCGATATAGATGCTGTTTTCTCTTTTGTTGATCGACTATTCGTGATCGTAGTCGTCGCCTGATATGGGCTTCGATTTTATTCAATTGTGAGGGGTAGTAAGTCAAACTGTAGTAATTTGACCAGCCCACATACCATTGATTGATCTCGTCCAGTGATGTATCCAGAGTCTGATGTGTACCTCGCGGTGTCAGTGCTTCGATTTTACTCATGGCTGTTTGCAGGGCTTTATGCGCAATGGCAATTGTCCCCTTAACCACGGTAAAACCTAAAAACTTTACCGCATCGGATTTAGCCACCTGGCTTTTCTCCTGATTCACTTTCAGTTTCAGCTTCTTTTCGATGAATTGGCTGACTTTTTCCATCACTCGATCTGCCGCTTTTTGCGATTTTACGAAGATATTACAGTCGTCCGCGTACCTGCAAAATTCCAGTCCACGTTTTTCCAATTCCTGATCCAGTTCATCCAGAACGATATTGCTCAGCAAGGGACTGAGTGAGCCCCCTTGCATTGCGCCTTCCTTGCTGGGGTTGACGATGCCATTGATCATGACGCCGCTACGCAACCTGTTTCCGACTAGGCGAAGTATCCGTTTGTCGGATATTTTCTCGCCCATTCGGGCTATCAGCCTGTCGTGATGGATTCTATCAAAAAACTTGGATAGATCTATATCCACCACGTAGGGCTTGCCACTGTTCACTATCTGTTGTGCCGCTTGTACCGCTTCGTGCTGGCTTCGCCCTGGGCGAAATCCATAGCTGTGCGGTGAAAAATGCGGATCAAAGACCGGTTCCAGCAGTAGCTTTAATATTGTTTGTACCACTCGATCCCGTACCGTCGGTATGCCGAGTAGTCGTACACCTTTGCCTCCCGGCTTGGCTATTTCTACTCGACGGACTGGCGAGGGTTGATAAGTCCAGTTTGCGAGTTCCTCTTGCAACTGACTTAGCTCTTCGTCTAAACGAGTTTCAAAGTCTGCAATGGTTATTCCGTCTATGCCGGGTTTACCTTTGTTTTTCTTTACCTGTTTAAAAGCGACGCCCAAGTATAAGGTTGAGCATAACTGGTCGAAAAGTCTGGGTTCCTCTATTAATAGGTCGTGTTCGTTCATTTCACTTTTTTTTCTTTCTTTTGCAATGGGCTTTCTTCAATCTCGCACAACCGATTCGTTCACTGTTTACGACGCGAATAGAGGGTTGTTCCTGTTAGGCTGATCTCAGTCCATCAGTTTATAATCAACGGCCATGGCCGCTTACGTGTTCCGCCCTTCACCTCCAACGTCCTGTTGCTGATTTGATGTTTTACCCTCCTTCATGTCACCATGAATTCATCGGCACCAAACTTTACGATTACTATGGCTTCATCTGAAAACCCTCGGTTCATAACGTCTACATTACTGTAGCGCTTAGGGCTTAAGGAGTCGCAGTTACTCCGACCCAAAGCCGACGGCTCTTCACTGGGTAAGATAGTCAACTATCTCTCGATCTACCTACCTTCAATACAACAACACGTTACGGTGAGAATATTGGACTTCGGTGGTCGCGGGCACCTTATCCCCTTGTTGCCGCCTTACGAAGGTTCACTTTCGTTTAGGTGATCGATTTGGCTAGAGCTTCCTTCAGATTCCGCATTGGCTCCCAATAACCGTGTTTCCCTGTTGGGTAGCTACCGGGAGTTTCTTTGGACACCCTTGCTTTCGCCTACTTTTTCCCTTCTCACAGGGCAAAGGCTGGACTTCCACCAGCTAGCTGACTATCATGCCAGTCACACCGCTCAGATTTCGACAAAACACCCGGCCTACGACTATGCGAAGGTCGGTGAACGTTACCCATCCGCTAAAGCTGCTTCGTTTCCTGTCTGCCCTCCAAGCAATGAATACTTACCTTGTAGTTACTGACTTGATGGGCCAGGGTATCAATCCAGTTACCTGTGATTGCTCCGGGGCGCCTCAGGTTTTTGGTTAGAACATAGCGAGATTCAGTTCCCGGTATAGAAAATCACCATTGCTGGAAATATTAAAGATATATACCAGCATATACTGGCAGTAGTTAAAGCTATAGACCATCACAGAAATATCCGCACAGGCTCTATTTTAATTGAAGAAATGGCTATTGCCGGGGAATAAAAGTCTATCTACCCATACAATCAGCTAGAGTAAAAAAACTTCAGCTTTTGTTAATACCAGCACCAGCAAAAGCTATTGCTCTCCTTTTATAACTACAATAAATCCTACTACCTGCCTTTCTTTACTTCATACGCATTGGTCACGGGCGATGTTTAGCACTTTAACAATATACTTTCGGCACAAATAGCAGAAATTAAAAAACAATTATGTGATCATGCATTAAATGGTACTATGATTTACATCTCAGGTTATTTACTTGGAAAACCGGCCTCGCTTACGAAAATTTTACTTAATAATCAAATAACTTAATGAGTCTCAAGCTATCTCTTTATTGCTTTGCGATAATAATGGCACCGACACTTAAAACTTCAAATGGAATAGCTGATATTAAACCGATCCAAGCTTTCGAGCATATCGAATACTTATTATGAATTTTTTAAGGCCTATAGTTTGGCGACCCATCAAATAAATCTGGTATAAATTTTATGTCTTTAGAAAAAAAGAACGTAACTGAAAAAAAGAAAAATGCTGCCATAGAAGAAAGCTTCAGATATATTTTTGAAAATTCACTCAACGAAATTTTTGTATTTGATGCAGAAACCTTTAAATTTATTAAAGCCAATCGAGGG
Encoded here:
- a CDS encoding NYN domain-containing protein, encoding MISPRLSAKIESDEPSMKIAVLIDADNAQAAVIEKLLAEVARFGEATVKRIYGDFTSPSSASWKKVLQEFAIKPVQQFAYTTGKNATDSALIIDAMDLLYTRNFDGFCLVTSDSDFTGLAMRIREEGLTVLGFGEQKTPAAFKNSCHKFIFTEVLRPELEKVISVNKQQTKTISDSASDVTKKIKPSFPKKFILDALEQSSDDEGWAQLGTFGSYLTKLQPDFDSRNFGFKKLSDLVKAKTNLFVIDHRETPGSSFKQLYIKAK
- the ltrA gene encoding group II intron reverse transcriptase/maturase; this translates as MNEHDLLIEEPRLFDQLCSTLYLGVAFKQVKKNKGKPGIDGITIADFETRLDEELSQLQEELANWTYQPSPVRRVEIAKPGGKGVRLLGIPTVRDRVVQTILKLLLEPVFDPHFSPHSYGFRPGRSQHEAVQAAQQIVNSGKPYVVDIDLSKFFDRIHHDRLIARMGEKISDKRILRLVGNRLRSGVMINGIVNPSKEGAMQGGSLSPLLSNIVLDELDQELEKRGLEFCRYADDCNIFVKSQKAADRVMEKVSQFIEKKLKLKVNQEKSQVAKSDAVKFLGFTVVKGTIAIAHKALQTAMSKIEALTPRGTHQTLDTSLDEINQWYVGWSNYYSLTYYPSQLNKIEAHIRRRLRSRIVDQQKRKQHLYRKLVKRGVPRKQASKAVFSNNKRWQLSNARAVTRAYPNSWFINLKGQEIRSDRKLEHWFEVSQWIRLA
- the pyrF gene encoding orotidine-5'-phosphate decarboxylase, whose protein sequence is MTHHSISTKPIPTNERLIMALDFPSIPEAQALVEELGDSVVFYKVGMEIFMAGDYFAFIEWLKARHKKIFVDLKFFDIPATVGRAIKALSSKGVDMATIHGNDSIMQAAAKEKEDLKVLAVTALTSLDRGDLDDLGFQCDVQQLVLSRAKRALAIGCDGIVSSGLEVPMLRENLDHKLLVITPGVRPVDNRVEDDQKRVVTVEQAFQNGADYIVIGRPIRDAENRKQMADKIQAQIASQFKC
- a CDS encoding aminotransferase class V-fold PLP-dependent enzyme; the encoded protein is MRHPEFPLSAELIYLNHAAVAPWPKRTSTAVSKFAQQNTLYGSSCYLDWLQKETQLRVQLQTLLNAPDATDIALVKNTSEALSFVAYGLDWHSGDNIVSSNEEFPSNRIVWQSLSELGVEFREADLAQAATPEDALFALVDKQTRLITISSIQFASGLRLDIDRIGQFCQQNNILFCIDAIQSLGAVQFDVQKCQADFVMADGHKWMLGPEGLGVFYTSPASREKLKLTQYGWHMMDNTHNYENKPWSIHPTAQRFECGSPNTLGIHALSASLSLLLETGMETVEKQVLANARYLMAAIKSRPYLQLLTDETAKLQSGIVVFKHKQLSKEALYAHLQKNHVVCAMRGEGIRFSAHFYNSTQELDKAMLLIPD
- a CDS encoding IS30 family transposase, which produces MNTFNHLTQEERFYIYTQLKQGVSKNQIAITLGRHKSTIGREITRNTGQCGYRYKQAERIAKQRHIDKPKNIKMTAELQQIITPLIKEKWSPDCISGRLKQQGKDSVSHETIYRYILANKAAGGDLYTYLRHQAKPYRKRYGKNDYRGTIPSRVDIDERPQVVDDKTRLGDWEADTVIGKGHKGVLVTLTERVSKLNFAISIERKESELTKEAIINALEPFKRWVHTITFDNGREFCGHEAIAKTLDCGTYFAKPYHSWQRGLNENHNGLLRQYFPKKEPLDKVTQDEVDSAITALNHRPRKGLNYRTPWEVFCQITGVDINKSQGVALIA